From Brassica oleracea var. oleracea cultivar TO1000 chromosome C3, BOL, whole genome shotgun sequence, a single genomic window includes:
- the LOC106329243 gene encoding topless-related protein 4-like isoform X2: protein MATLEKDLMFLILQFLDEKKHKETVHRLESESACYFNMRYFEELVAQGKWDEMEKYLSGFTKIEDNKQSMNIFFEIRKHKYLEALDKRDHAKALDIFFKDLKVFELETYNKDLFKEMSLLLTMDDFRANPKISTYGDTTSARGNLFRGLEKLIEANPLLRDKLQFPVLGTSRLRTLIGQSLNWQHHLCKNAMPNPDIETLFVDHTCDQPITIFRPVPRATIPPSLLEWISNPVGPQTPSGHMENQTADSDNPLKRSRPSGTSQEVSNISPVPYSGQPHGRNTISLDEFPKVVVTTLAQGSRVTSMDFHPIQQILLLVGTIGGDVFLWDVGARQMISEKGFEVWKLDACSKELQASFSDDERASVNHVAWSPDGSLIGVAYSKNIVHIYSFDGGNDIRNHLEIEAHTGSVNHLAFSYPNEQLSVVTCGNDRLIKVWDAFTGAKRLTFEGHEAPVLSVCPDQKKNIQVILSTATDGEIKGWFYDDVGASVTYDAPGHSSTRMAFSSDRARLFSCGTNKEGESFLVEWKDGKGSIKRTYQGLGQRAVGIVQFDTTKNRFLAAGDESTIKIWDMNNTNLLTTIHADGGLPASPCVRFNKEGTLLAVSTSNHGVRILATDDGLKFLKTVENRTLATKVPGGGGGGFGSSSANAGITMADQSTSFAAMKKNEVRPLADGKPRTSNVSGEGYTKWKVTEITEPSQCYFLRLPDNVTDTKVSRLIYTNSGSGVLALASNAEHKLWKWQNSDPNLAGKATANTHPVLWKPKSGITMINETSDKNPEEAIPCLALLKDSYLVSASGGGISVFNMVTFKVNNRIFLVKFH, encoded by the exons ATGGCTACTCTCGAGAAGGATCTTATGTTCTTGATTCTTCAATTTCTCGATGAAAAGAAACACAAGGAAACTGTTCACAG ATTGGAATCGGAGTCTGCTTGTTACTTCAACATGCGTTACTTTGAAGAACTTGTGGCTCAAGGCAAGTGGGACGAAATGGAGAAGTATCTTTCTGGATTCACCAAGATTGAGGATAACAAACAGTCCATGAACATCTTCTTTGAAATCCGAAAGCATAAGTATCTCGAAGCATTAGATAA GCGTGATCATGCAAAAGCTTTGGACATATTCTTCAAGGATCTGAAGGTGTTTGAATTAGAAACTTATAATAAAGATCTCTTCAAGGAAATGTCCCTGCTTTTGACAATGGATGACTTTAG AGCTAATCCGAAAATCTCCACGTACGGGGATACAACGTCGGCAAGGGGTAATTTGTTCCGTGGATTAGAAAAACTGATAGAGGCTAATCCACTTCTCCGCGACAAACTTCAGTTTCCTGTTTTGGGGACTTCAAGGCTGCGTACTCTAATCGGGCAAAG TTTAAACTGGCAGCATCATCTATGTAAGAATGCTATGCCAAATCCTGACATCGAAACTCTGTTTGTGGACCATACTTGCGACCAACCGATTACT ATTTTTCGGCCTGTTCCACGTGCAACAATCCCACCTTCTCTTTTAGAATGGATCTCTAATCCAG TGGGCCCTCAGACTCCTTCTGGTCATATGGAAAATCAAACTGCTGATTCTGACAATCCTTTGAAGAGGTCAAGGCCGTCTGGAACCTCACAGGAG GTGAGTAATATTTCGCCAGTTCCATATTCTGGCCAGCCCCATGGACGTAATACAATATCACTTGATGAGTTTCCCAAGGTAGTTGTTACAACTCTTGCTCAGGGTTCACGTGTCACGAGCATGGACTTCCATCCAATTCAGCAAATTTTACTACTGG TTGGTACAATTGGTGGTGATGTTTTCCTGTGGGACGTGGGTGCTCGTCAAATGATTTCGGAGAAGGGATTTGAAGTCTGGAAGCTTGATGCTTGTTCAAAAGAATTGCAG GCATCTTTTAGCGATGATGAGAGGGCATCGGTAAATCATGTGGCATGGAGTCCTGACGGATCTCTAATTG GCGTTGCATACTCAAAAAACATCGTCCATATCTATTCCTTTGATGGGGGCAATGACATACGCAATCATCTGGAG ATTGAAGCTCATACAGGAAGTGTTAACCATCTTGCCTTTTCATATCCTAACGAACAACTATCTGTTGTTACTTGTGGCAATGACAGACTCATTAAG GTTTGGGACGCTTTTACGGGGGCTAAACGGTTAACTTTTGAGGGCCATGAAGCTCCTGTGCTCTCTGTTTGTCCTGACCAGAAGAAAAATATTCAG GTTATCTTGTCAACAGCAACTGATGGAGAAATAAAAGGTTGGTTTTATGATGATGTTGGTGCGAGTGTTACCTATGACGCACCTGGCCATTCTTCGACCAGAATGGCATTCAGCAGTGATAGAGCAAG GTTGTTTTCCTGTGGTACAAACAAAGAAGGAGAGTCATTCTTAGTCGAGTGGAAGGACGGTAAAGGCTCCATAAAAAGAACATATCAAGGCCTTGGACAACGTGCTGTAGGGATTGTACAATTTGACACGACCAAGAATAGATTCTTAGCTGCTGGCGATGAGTCGACTATCAAAATTTGGGACATGAACAACACAAATCTTCTGACAACTATTCATGCAGATGGTGGCTTACCG GCTTCTCCTTGTGTTAGATTTAATAAGGAAGGAACACTTTTAGCTGTCTCAACCAGTAACCATGGTGTTAGAATTCTCGCTACTGATGATGGATTAAAGTTTCTGAAAACAGTAGAAAATCGCACGCTTGCCACTAAG GTTCCTGGAGGTGGAGGTGGTGGTTTTGGTTCTTCAAGTGCAAATGCAGGAATAACTATGGCAGATCAATCTACCTCTTTTGCAGCTATGAAG AAAAATGAAGTGCGACCTCTGGCTGATGGGAAGCCCAGAACCTCTAATGTTTCAGGCGAAGGATATACAAAGTGGAAAGTTACAGAGATTACAGAGCCATCTCAGTGCTACTTCTTGAGGCTCCCCGACAATGTGACAGACACGAAG GTTTCCAGATTAATCTACACAAATTCTGGCTCTGGAGTATTAGCCTTGGCATCTAATGCAGAGCACAAGTTGTGGAAATGGCAGAATAGC
- the LOC106329243 gene encoding topless-related protein 4-like isoform X1, with product MATLEKDLMFLILQFLDEKKHKETVHRLESESACYFNMRYFEELVAQGKWDEMEKYLSGFTKIEDNKQSMNIFFEIRKHKYLEALDKRDHAKALDIFFKDLKVFELETYNKDLFKEMSLLLTMDDFRANPKISTYGDTTSARGNLFRGLEKLIEANPLLRDKLQFPVLGTSRLRTLIGQSLNWQHHLCKNAMPNPDIETLFVDHTCDQPITIFRPVPRATIPPSLLEWISNPAAILVGPQTPSGHMENQTADSDNPLKRSRPSGTSQEVSNISPVPYSGQPHGRNTISLDEFPKVVVTTLAQGSRVTSMDFHPIQQILLLVGTIGGDVFLWDVGARQMISEKGFEVWKLDACSKELQASFSDDERASVNHVAWSPDGSLIGVAYSKNIVHIYSFDGGNDIRNHLEIEAHTGSVNHLAFSYPNEQLSVVTCGNDRLIKVWDAFTGAKRLTFEGHEAPVLSVCPDQKKNIQVILSTATDGEIKGWFYDDVGASVTYDAPGHSSTRMAFSSDRARLFSCGTNKEGESFLVEWKDGKGSIKRTYQGLGQRAVGIVQFDTTKNRFLAAGDESTIKIWDMNNTNLLTTIHADGGLPASPCVRFNKEGTLLAVSTSNHGVRILATDDGLKFLKTVENRTLATKVPGGGGGGFGSSSANAGITMADQSTSFAAMKKNEVRPLADGKPRTSNVSGEGYTKWKVTEITEPSQCYFLRLPDNVTDTKVSRLIYTNSGSGVLALASNAEHKLWKWQNSDPNLAGKATANTHPVLWKPKSGITMINETSDKNPEEAIPCLALLKDSYLVSASGGGISVFNMVTFKVNNRIFLVKFH from the exons ATGGCTACTCTCGAGAAGGATCTTATGTTCTTGATTCTTCAATTTCTCGATGAAAAGAAACACAAGGAAACTGTTCACAG ATTGGAATCGGAGTCTGCTTGTTACTTCAACATGCGTTACTTTGAAGAACTTGTGGCTCAAGGCAAGTGGGACGAAATGGAGAAGTATCTTTCTGGATTCACCAAGATTGAGGATAACAAACAGTCCATGAACATCTTCTTTGAAATCCGAAAGCATAAGTATCTCGAAGCATTAGATAA GCGTGATCATGCAAAAGCTTTGGACATATTCTTCAAGGATCTGAAGGTGTTTGAATTAGAAACTTATAATAAAGATCTCTTCAAGGAAATGTCCCTGCTTTTGACAATGGATGACTTTAG AGCTAATCCGAAAATCTCCACGTACGGGGATACAACGTCGGCAAGGGGTAATTTGTTCCGTGGATTAGAAAAACTGATAGAGGCTAATCCACTTCTCCGCGACAAACTTCAGTTTCCTGTTTTGGGGACTTCAAGGCTGCGTACTCTAATCGGGCAAAG TTTAAACTGGCAGCATCATCTATGTAAGAATGCTATGCCAAATCCTGACATCGAAACTCTGTTTGTGGACCATACTTGCGACCAACCGATTACT ATTTTTCGGCCTGTTCCACGTGCAACAATCCCACCTTCTCTTTTAGAATGGATCTCTAATCCAG CTGCTATTTTAGTGGGCCCTCAGACTCCTTCTGGTCATATGGAAAATCAAACTGCTGATTCTGACAATCCTTTGAAGAGGTCAAGGCCGTCTGGAACCTCACAGGAG GTGAGTAATATTTCGCCAGTTCCATATTCTGGCCAGCCCCATGGACGTAATACAATATCACTTGATGAGTTTCCCAAGGTAGTTGTTACAACTCTTGCTCAGGGTTCACGTGTCACGAGCATGGACTTCCATCCAATTCAGCAAATTTTACTACTGG TTGGTACAATTGGTGGTGATGTTTTCCTGTGGGACGTGGGTGCTCGTCAAATGATTTCGGAGAAGGGATTTGAAGTCTGGAAGCTTGATGCTTGTTCAAAAGAATTGCAG GCATCTTTTAGCGATGATGAGAGGGCATCGGTAAATCATGTGGCATGGAGTCCTGACGGATCTCTAATTG GCGTTGCATACTCAAAAAACATCGTCCATATCTATTCCTTTGATGGGGGCAATGACATACGCAATCATCTGGAG ATTGAAGCTCATACAGGAAGTGTTAACCATCTTGCCTTTTCATATCCTAACGAACAACTATCTGTTGTTACTTGTGGCAATGACAGACTCATTAAG GTTTGGGACGCTTTTACGGGGGCTAAACGGTTAACTTTTGAGGGCCATGAAGCTCCTGTGCTCTCTGTTTGTCCTGACCAGAAGAAAAATATTCAG GTTATCTTGTCAACAGCAACTGATGGAGAAATAAAAGGTTGGTTTTATGATGATGTTGGTGCGAGTGTTACCTATGACGCACCTGGCCATTCTTCGACCAGAATGGCATTCAGCAGTGATAGAGCAAG GTTGTTTTCCTGTGGTACAAACAAAGAAGGAGAGTCATTCTTAGTCGAGTGGAAGGACGGTAAAGGCTCCATAAAAAGAACATATCAAGGCCTTGGACAACGTGCTGTAGGGATTGTACAATTTGACACGACCAAGAATAGATTCTTAGCTGCTGGCGATGAGTCGACTATCAAAATTTGGGACATGAACAACACAAATCTTCTGACAACTATTCATGCAGATGGTGGCTTACCG GCTTCTCCTTGTGTTAGATTTAATAAGGAAGGAACACTTTTAGCTGTCTCAACCAGTAACCATGGTGTTAGAATTCTCGCTACTGATGATGGATTAAAGTTTCTGAAAACAGTAGAAAATCGCACGCTTGCCACTAAG GTTCCTGGAGGTGGAGGTGGTGGTTTTGGTTCTTCAAGTGCAAATGCAGGAATAACTATGGCAGATCAATCTACCTCTTTTGCAGCTATGAAG AAAAATGAAGTGCGACCTCTGGCTGATGGGAAGCCCAGAACCTCTAATGTTTCAGGCGAAGGATATACAAAGTGGAAAGTTACAGAGATTACAGAGCCATCTCAGTGCTACTTCTTGAGGCTCCCCGACAATGTGACAGACACGAAG GTTTCCAGATTAATCTACACAAATTCTGGCTCTGGAGTATTAGCCTTGGCATCTAATGCAGAGCACAAGTTGTGGAAATGGCAGAATAGC
- the LOC106329243 gene encoding topless-related protein 4-like isoform X3 — MATLEKDLMFLILQFLDEKKHKETVHRLESESACYFNMRYFEELVAQGKWDEMEKYLSGFTKIEDNKQSMNIFFEIRKHKYLEALDKRDHAKALDIFFKDLKVFELETYNKDLFKEMSLLLTMDDFRANPKISTYGDTTSARGNLFRGLEKLIEANPLLRDKLQFPVLGTSRLRTLIGQSLNWQHHLCKNAMPNPDIETLFVDHTCDQPITIFRPVPRATIPPSLLEWISNPAAILVGPQTPSGHMENQTADSDNPLKRSRPSGTSQEVSNISPVPYSGQPHGRNTISLDEFPKVVVTTLAQGSRVTSMDFHPIQQILLLVGTIGGDVFLWDVGARQMISEKGFEVWKLDACSKELQASFSDDERASVNHVAWSPDGSLIGVAYSKNIVHIYSFDGGNDIRNHLEIEAHTGSVNHLAFSYPNEQLSVVTCGNDRLIKVWDAFTGAKRLTFEGHEAPVLSVCPDQKKNIQVILSTATDGEIKGWFYDDVGASVTYDAPGHSSTRMAFSSDRARLFSCGTNKEGESFLVEWKDGKGSIKRTYQGLGQRAVGIVQFDTTKNRFLAAGDESTIKIWDMNNTNLLTTIHADGGLPASPCVRFNKEGTLLAVSTSNHGVRILATDDGLKFLKTVENRTLATKVPGGGGGGFGSSSANAGITMADQSTSFAAMKKNEVRPLADGKPRTSNVSGEGYTKWKVTEITEPSQCYFLRLPDNVTDTKPADDQC; from the exons ATGGCTACTCTCGAGAAGGATCTTATGTTCTTGATTCTTCAATTTCTCGATGAAAAGAAACACAAGGAAACTGTTCACAG ATTGGAATCGGAGTCTGCTTGTTACTTCAACATGCGTTACTTTGAAGAACTTGTGGCTCAAGGCAAGTGGGACGAAATGGAGAAGTATCTTTCTGGATTCACCAAGATTGAGGATAACAAACAGTCCATGAACATCTTCTTTGAAATCCGAAAGCATAAGTATCTCGAAGCATTAGATAA GCGTGATCATGCAAAAGCTTTGGACATATTCTTCAAGGATCTGAAGGTGTTTGAATTAGAAACTTATAATAAAGATCTCTTCAAGGAAATGTCCCTGCTTTTGACAATGGATGACTTTAG AGCTAATCCGAAAATCTCCACGTACGGGGATACAACGTCGGCAAGGGGTAATTTGTTCCGTGGATTAGAAAAACTGATAGAGGCTAATCCACTTCTCCGCGACAAACTTCAGTTTCCTGTTTTGGGGACTTCAAGGCTGCGTACTCTAATCGGGCAAAG TTTAAACTGGCAGCATCATCTATGTAAGAATGCTATGCCAAATCCTGACATCGAAACTCTGTTTGTGGACCATACTTGCGACCAACCGATTACT ATTTTTCGGCCTGTTCCACGTGCAACAATCCCACCTTCTCTTTTAGAATGGATCTCTAATCCAG CTGCTATTTTAGTGGGCCCTCAGACTCCTTCTGGTCATATGGAAAATCAAACTGCTGATTCTGACAATCCTTTGAAGAGGTCAAGGCCGTCTGGAACCTCACAGGAG GTGAGTAATATTTCGCCAGTTCCATATTCTGGCCAGCCCCATGGACGTAATACAATATCACTTGATGAGTTTCCCAAGGTAGTTGTTACAACTCTTGCTCAGGGTTCACGTGTCACGAGCATGGACTTCCATCCAATTCAGCAAATTTTACTACTGG TTGGTACAATTGGTGGTGATGTTTTCCTGTGGGACGTGGGTGCTCGTCAAATGATTTCGGAGAAGGGATTTGAAGTCTGGAAGCTTGATGCTTGTTCAAAAGAATTGCAG GCATCTTTTAGCGATGATGAGAGGGCATCGGTAAATCATGTGGCATGGAGTCCTGACGGATCTCTAATTG GCGTTGCATACTCAAAAAACATCGTCCATATCTATTCCTTTGATGGGGGCAATGACATACGCAATCATCTGGAG ATTGAAGCTCATACAGGAAGTGTTAACCATCTTGCCTTTTCATATCCTAACGAACAACTATCTGTTGTTACTTGTGGCAATGACAGACTCATTAAG GTTTGGGACGCTTTTACGGGGGCTAAACGGTTAACTTTTGAGGGCCATGAAGCTCCTGTGCTCTCTGTTTGTCCTGACCAGAAGAAAAATATTCAG GTTATCTTGTCAACAGCAACTGATGGAGAAATAAAAGGTTGGTTTTATGATGATGTTGGTGCGAGTGTTACCTATGACGCACCTGGCCATTCTTCGACCAGAATGGCATTCAGCAGTGATAGAGCAAG GTTGTTTTCCTGTGGTACAAACAAAGAAGGAGAGTCATTCTTAGTCGAGTGGAAGGACGGTAAAGGCTCCATAAAAAGAACATATCAAGGCCTTGGACAACGTGCTGTAGGGATTGTACAATTTGACACGACCAAGAATAGATTCTTAGCTGCTGGCGATGAGTCGACTATCAAAATTTGGGACATGAACAACACAAATCTTCTGACAACTATTCATGCAGATGGTGGCTTACCG GCTTCTCCTTGTGTTAGATTTAATAAGGAAGGAACACTTTTAGCTGTCTCAACCAGTAACCATGGTGTTAGAATTCTCGCTACTGATGATGGATTAAAGTTTCTGAAAACAGTAGAAAATCGCACGCTTGCCACTAAG GTTCCTGGAGGTGGAGGTGGTGGTTTTGGTTCTTCAAGTGCAAATGCAGGAATAACTATGGCAGATCAATCTACCTCTTTTGCAGCTATGAAG AAAAATGAAGTGCGACCTCTGGCTGATGGGAAGCCCAGAACCTCTAATGTTTCAGGCGAAGGATATACAAAGTGGAAAGTTACAGAGATTACAGAGCCATCTCAGTGCTACTTCTTGAGGCTCCCCGACAATGTGACAGACACGAAG CCTGCGGATGATCAGTGCTGA